The stretch of DNA CCCCTTCCATTTCGTTTGCAACGGTTTCTTTACCTTGAGGAGGAACTACACTTACAACAGCCCCATCAAACATGATATTTTCTAAAAGGGAATGCTTTTGCAATCTTTCTGGAAGTTGAGAAATAGTCATTGCAGGAGACATTTTCCTTGGAGGAATATCCGCTTCAAGACAACCATCAGCAAGAGCGATGATTAATTGACCAGCTTCTTCAGCAGTTGCAAAACCTGCGGTTACCCCTGTGGATCTTACAACAAAATCCAAATCTTCATCCTTATCAACATTACATTTTCTTAAGGATTCTAAAACAGTATCTTTAATGAGTTCAGTTACAGATTCCTTAGAAAGCTCGATACCCCAAACAGTCTTACCGAACACCTCTTCATTAGCTTTAGGTGGGCGTATATCACGAGTCATTTTAACTGTTTTGTTTAATAGATAAGATTCACTAGTGTTTAAATTGGTAGCCATTACAATGGATTTTGTAGTAGTGTTACCTAATTCAACAGAAGCAGTTACATAAAAAGTATCTGGCTTTTGAACAGCGCCAGGACTTGCAGGACCTGCCTTTTGAGCTCTTAAAGTACCTAAATTGCCGGTTTTAGAATGAGCAATAATAGGTTTAGGACCTTTATTAAAAATTCTACTTAGAAAAGACATTTTATAACCTCAATTAAAACTTGATTATAAATATCTTTTTATAATAATATAAATTTTATTAAAAAATCTTGAGAAAAAGTACTGAAAAGTTAATTAAAAAAAAGTAAAAAATAGAAAAAAATGATTAGATGAAAGTAATCATCTAATCGGGACCCTTTTATCTATAATAAGTTGTTAATAGGGTGGTCTTCTACAGGTTCGGTACCGATATCTTTTGCTGCTTCAGCAATCATAATATCAGCCATACCACATGCAGGGAATGCGAGTCTGGAGTTTTCAATAGGTCCGTAAAGAACGAAGTCTCCTCCAGCCATTTGTTGAACAATGTTTGAACCAATGTCACAAACAGGCCATGCTTCTTTGTGTTCTTTTTTGTATTGTCTTAACCAGTCCCATGCGGAAGGTACGTTGTGAATACCGGATCCTACTGGGTATCCCCATTTAGCTTTTACTGCGTAAGCGGTTCTTACAGCAGGTCCTGCACCTTGACCTAATGGAGTTACAGCTACGTCCATCCATGGTTTGGTAATTCCACATTCATCTGCCATTTCAAGAATACCTTTGTCGATTACAGCTCCACCAGTTTCCCAGATTTCGATTTTTCCTTCTACACCAGGAGTCATTGGGTTGAAACCTAAGAGAATGGATGCATCGATG from Methanobrevibacter sp. YE315 encodes:
- the mtrH gene encoding tetrahydromethanopterin S-methyltransferase subunit H, translated to MFRFDKEQLVIDIAGVKMGGQPGEYPTVLAGTIFYGGHKIISDEKAGDFDKDAADGLIKTMEEMSDVTGNPCVVQTFGATADAMVKYLEFVGDVCDKPFLIDSTAAAAKIAGVEYVQDAGLADRAVYNSISMAAEPGEIEAIKNSDIDASILLGFNPMTPGVEGKIEIWETGGAVIDKGILEMADECGITKPWMDVAVTPLGQGAGPAVRTAYAVKAKWGYPVGSGIHNVPSAWDWLRQYKKEHKEAWPVCDIGSNIVQQMAGGDFVLYGPIENSRLAFPACGMADIMIAEAAKDIGTEPVEDHPINNLL